A genomic window from Salvia splendens isolate huo1 chromosome 11, SspV2, whole genome shotgun sequence includes:
- the LOC121753617 gene encoding crooked neck-like protein 1: MANSREADPNLGYLTKKETEVKLPRPTRVKNKTPASIQITAEQILREARERQEAEIRPPKQKITDSTELGDYRLRKRKEFEDLIRRVRWNKSVWVKYAKWEESQKDFARSRSVWERALEVDYRDHTLWLKYADFEMKNKFVNHARNVWDRATQLLPRVDQLWYKYIHMEEVLGNVAAARQIFERWMKWMPDQQGWLSYIKFELRYSEVERAREIFERFVDCHPKVSAWIRFAKFEMKNGEIARARNCYERAVNKLGDDEEAEELFVAFAEFEEKCKETERARCIYKFALDHIPKGRAEELYKKFVAFEKQYGDREGIEDAIVGKRRFQYEDDIRKNPLNYDVWFDYIRLEESCGNRQRIEDVYERAITNLPPAQEKRYWQRYIYMWINYVLYEELDAQDVDRTREIYNLCLKMIPHEKFSFAKIWLMTAQFEIRQLNVDRARKILGSAIGMAPKDKIFKKYIEIELQLGNIERCRKLYEKYLEWSPENCYAWSKYAELERSLSETERARALFELAIDQPALDMPELLWKAYIDFEISESEYRRTRDLYERLLDRTKHLKVWISYAKFEASAMDEVLQGSELSESEYKKKCLQRARGVFEKALSYFRTSAPELKEERAMLLEEWLNTEKSFGELGNVELVTSKLPKKLKKRRHIETEDGPAGYEEYIDYLFPEETQTTNLKILEAAYKWKKQKVVSDDD, translated from the exons ATGGCGAACTCCAGAGAAGCCGACCCCAATCTGGGGTATTTGACGAAGAAAGAAACGGAGGTGAAGCTGCCCCGACCTACCCGCGTCAAGAACAAGACGCCTGCTTCGATTCAAATCACTGCCGAGCAAATCCTTCGCGAAGCTAGAGAACGCCAGGAGGCTGAAATCCGCCCCCCAAAGCAGAAAATCACCGACTCCACCGAGCTCGGAGATTACCGCCTCCGCAAACGCAAGGAATTCGAAGATTTGATTCGGAGAGTGCGTTGGAACAAGAGCGTCTGGGTGAAGTATGCGAAATGGGAAGAATCTCAGAAGGATTTCGCCCGATCTCGCTCAGTGTGGGAGCGCGCGCTCGAGGTGGATTACAGAGACCACACACTCTGGCTCAAGTATGCtgattttgagatgaagaataagTTTGTCAATCACGCTCGGAATGTGTGGGATCGTGCAACCCAGTTGCTGCCGAGGGTTGATCAGCTTTGGTACAAGTACATCCACATGGAGGAGGTTTTGGGGAATGTGGCTGCTGCTAGGCAGATTTTTGAGAGGTGGATGAAGTGGATGCCTGATCAGCAAGGATGGCTCTCCTATATAAAGTTCGAGCTTAGGTATAGTGAGGTCGAGAGGGCTAGAGAGATTTTTGAGCGCTTTGTCGACTGTCACCCCAAGGTCAGTGCTTGGATTCGGTTTGCTAAGTTTGAGATGAAAAATGGGGAGATAGCGCGTGCCAGGAACTGTTACGAGAGGGCTGTTAATAAGCTGGGAGATGATGAGGAGGCAGAGGAGTTGTTTGTGGCTTTTGCTGAGTTTGAAGAGAAATGTAAGGAGACAGAAAGAGCTAGATGCATATATAAGTTTGCACTGGATCATATTCCAAAGGGGCGGGCAGAAGAGCTGTACAAGAAGTTTGTAGCCTTCGAGAAGCAATATGGCGACAGGGAAGGAATTGAGGATGCTATTGTTGGAAAGAGGAGGTTTCAGTATGAGGATGACATCAGGAAGAATCCTCTTAATTATGACGTATGGTTTGATTATATTCGTCTTGAAGAGAGCTGTGGTAATAGGCAGAGGATCGAGGATGTGTATGAGAGGGCAATAACAAATCTGCCTCCTGCTCAGGAGAAGCGCTACTGGCAGCGATACATATACATGTG GATTAATTATGTTTTGTATGAGGAGCTTGATGCCCAGGATGTTGACCGAACAAGAGAGATATATAA CTTGTGCCTGAAGATGATTCCTCATGAGAAgttttcttttgcaaagattTGGCTGATGACCGCACAGTTTGAAATACGCCAATTAAATGTTGACCGGGCTCGGAAAATATTGGGGTCAGCAATTGGTATGGCTCCCAAAGATAAG ATCTTCAAGAAGTACATTGAGATAGAGCTACAACTTGGCAACATAGAGCGGTGCAGGAAACTCTACGAAAAGTACTTGGAGTGGTCTCCCGAGAACTGTTATGCATGGAGCAAGTATGCTGAATTGGAGAGGTCCTTGTCAGAAACTGAACGTGCCCGAGCTCTTTTTGAGCTTGCAATTGACCAACCTGCTCTAGATATGCCAGAGTTACTATGGAAG GCATATattgattttgaaatttctGAATCCGAGTACAGAAGAACTAGAGATCTTTACGAGAGGCTACTGGACAGGACTAAACACCTGAAGGTGTGGATAAGTTATGCCAAGTTTGAGGCTTCTGCTATGGATGAGGTCCTTCAGGGCTCAGAGTTGTCTGAAAGTGAATATAAGAAAAAGTGCCTTCAGCGGGCCAGAG GTGTATTTGAGAAAGCCCTTAGCTATTTTAGAACTTCTGCCCCTGAGTTGAAAGAGGAAAGAGCAATGCTTTTGGAAGAATGGTTGAACACAGAAAAAAGTTTTGGTGAGCTTGGTAATGTGGAGTTGGTTACTTCCAAGCTTCCAAAGAAACTAAAGAAGAGACGGCATATTGAAACTGAGGATGGTCCAGCTGG TTATGAGGAGTATATCGACTACCTATTCCCAGAAGAAACACAGACCACAAATCTCAAAATTTTGGAAGCGGCGTACAAGTGGAAGAAGCAGAAGGTTGTTTCTGACGATGATTAG